One genomic region from Amycolatopsis sp. FBCC-B4732 encodes:
- a CDS encoding phosphopantetheine-binding protein, producing MDPRMAELLTPYLKFLNGRELGPDDSLRERGLDSMQSINVLFEIEDVFGVSLPDEDITDATFATGGTLWTAVQAQLEREGVSS from the coding sequence ATGGACCCCCGCATGGCCGAACTGCTGACCCCGTACCTGAAGTTCCTCAACGGCCGCGAGCTCGGCCCGGACGACTCCCTGCGTGAGCGAGGGCTCGACTCGATGCAGTCGATCAACGTGCTGTTCGAGATCGAGGACGTCTTCGGCGTCTCCCTGCCGGACGAGGACATCACCGACGCGACCTTCGCCACCGGCGGCACGCTGTGGACCGCCGTGCAGGCCCAGCTCGAGCGCGAGGGGGTCTCGTCATGA
- a CDS encoding type III PLP-dependent enzyme: MELLAERPAGLAELPGGLAGLSTPAYVYDLAKVRRNHRRLDGALPEGTGLLYSLKANPHPDVLSTLREAGARPEVCSTGELRAALDAGWPGTQVLYTGPAKRDAEITAALRAGVREFSVDSPHAITQLDRLAGEAGVRARYLLRVNDDQPVPGQGLAMTGVPSQFGADTGWIVAEPARFAGDEHAEAVGLHLYMGTNLTEVDDLLGQFRRALATAARLREALAPHGVRFRTLDLGGGFGAPFAKDGTAVDLPGLREGLETLFAEELPGWREEGPEIVFESGRYLVGTAGTLVTAVLDVKRSHGKDIVVLESGINHLGGMSGMRRLPPLAPRLLGPGGPDVLEALVAGPLCTPLDTWARTAKLPELSPGDLVAVPNVGAYGLYASLVAFLGHPLPAEVVVDGDRPGAPARTSRVELVRTTDPRDEE, translated from the coding sequence GTGGAGCTGCTCGCTGAGCGACCCGCGGGGCTCGCGGAGCTGCCCGGCGGACTCGCCGGGCTGTCCACCCCCGCCTACGTCTACGACCTCGCCAAGGTCCGCCGCAACCACCGGCGGCTCGACGGCGCCCTGCCCGAGGGCACCGGGCTGCTGTACTCGCTCAAGGCCAACCCGCACCCGGACGTGCTGAGCACGTTGCGCGAAGCCGGTGCCCGCCCGGAGGTCTGCTCCACGGGCGAGCTGCGGGCCGCGCTCGACGCCGGCTGGCCGGGCACGCAGGTGCTCTACACCGGACCCGCCAAGCGGGACGCCGAGATCACGGCCGCGCTGCGGGCCGGCGTGCGGGAGTTCTCCGTGGACTCCCCGCACGCCATCACCCAGCTCGACCGGCTCGCCGGTGAGGCCGGGGTCCGCGCCCGCTACCTGCTGCGCGTCAACGACGACCAGCCGGTGCCGGGCCAGGGCCTGGCGATGACCGGCGTGCCCTCGCAGTTCGGCGCCGACACCGGCTGGATCGTCGCCGAACCCGCCCGCTTCGCCGGCGACGAGCACGCCGAGGCGGTGGGGCTGCACCTGTACATGGGCACCAACCTGACCGAAGTGGACGACCTGCTCGGGCAGTTCCGCCGCGCGCTGGCCACCGCCGCGCGGCTGCGGGAAGCCCTGGCACCGCACGGGGTCCGCTTCCGGACCCTCGACCTGGGCGGCGGTTTCGGTGCCCCGTTCGCGAAGGACGGCACCGCCGTCGACCTGCCCGGGCTGCGTGAAGGCCTTGAGACGCTGTTCGCCGAGGAACTGCCGGGCTGGCGCGAAGAAGGCCCGGAAATCGTGTTCGAATCCGGGCGTTATCTCGTCGGCACAGCGGGCACTCTGGTCACGGCGGTGCTGGACGTCAAGCGCTCGCACGGCAAGGACATCGTCGTGCTGGAGTCGGGCATCAACCACCTCGGCGGCATGTCGGGGATGCGGCGGCTGCCCCCGCTCGCACCCCGCCTGCTCGGCCCGGGCGGCCCGGACGTCCTGGAGGCGCTCGTCGCCGGTCCGCTGTGCACGCCGCTGGACACCTGGGCGCGCACCGCGAAACTGCCCGAACTGAGCCCCGGCGACCTGGTCGCGGTGCCGAACGTCGGCGCCTACGGGCTGTACGCCAGCCTCGTCGCCTTCCTGGGCCACCCCCTGCCGGCGGAGGTCGTCGTCGACGGCGACCGCCCCGGCGCCCCCGCGCGGACCTCCCGCGTGGAACTGGTCAGGACCACTGACCCCCGAGATGAGGAGTGA
- a CDS encoding class I adenylate-forming enzyme family protein: MTYAPRVLHELLDHAARLWPNRTALTCRGTSATYEELAGAAQRVAASLAVRGARRGDRLLINAPASTLLPAVVFGAARAGVAFSLLHEQVRGSSLDHVLADSEPVLVVTDDEDVRKSAEAAGVPTASVAELAAGPGRTVDLPAPPLPVDPVCLIYTSGTTSLPKAVVSTHQQLLFATGAIASVLEYRTDDVVYSPLPLSFDYGLYQVFLSVTAGSNLVLGAPTEVGPSLVGNLVRSGATVLPAVPAVAEALSALLRRRPKPAPDLRLLTNTGAAMPTGTLESLRAAIPGLRVQLMFGLTECKRATIMPVDGDLDRPGSSGRALPGTEVFVIDDAGERLPAGEVGEIVVRGPNVMAGYWRRPELTAQKFPRVDGLFPELRTGDYGRLDEQGYLYFDGRRDDIYKERGFRVSATEVESAARGVPGVREAAVLVPKDTRPAWLFVTGELAAEGVLDGMRTRIEEFKIPASCLRVETLPLTGNGKVDRTALASMAEEVSGGAAR; this comes from the coding sequence ATGACCTACGCACCGCGAGTGCTCCACGAACTGCTCGACCACGCCGCCCGGCTGTGGCCGAACCGGACCGCGCTGACCTGCCGCGGCACCTCGGCGACCTACGAGGAGCTCGCCGGCGCCGCCCAGCGGGTCGCGGCTTCGCTCGCCGTCCGGGGCGCCCGCCGCGGCGACCGGCTGCTGATCAACGCCCCGGCGAGCACGCTGCTGCCCGCCGTGGTCTTCGGCGCCGCCCGGGCCGGGGTCGCGTTTTCGCTGCTGCACGAACAGGTTCGCGGCAGCAGCCTCGACCACGTGCTCGCCGACTCCGAGCCGGTGCTCGTGGTGACCGACGACGAGGACGTGCGGAAGTCGGCCGAAGCCGCCGGCGTCCCGACGGCTTCGGTGGCGGAGCTGGCCGCCGGTCCGGGCCGGACCGTCGACCTACCCGCTCCCCCGCTGCCGGTCGACCCGGTGTGCCTGATCTACACCTCGGGCACGACGTCCCTGCCCAAGGCCGTGGTCAGCACGCACCAGCAGCTGCTGTTCGCCACCGGCGCGATCGCGTCGGTGCTCGAGTACCGCACCGACGACGTCGTCTACAGCCCGCTGCCGCTGTCCTTCGACTACGGCCTGTACCAGGTGTTCCTGTCCGTCACGGCGGGGTCGAACCTGGTGCTGGGCGCCCCCACCGAGGTGGGACCGTCGCTGGTCGGCAACCTGGTGCGCTCGGGCGCCACCGTGCTGCCCGCCGTCCCGGCCGTCGCCGAGGCGCTCAGCGCGTTGCTGCGGCGCCGCCCGAAGCCCGCACCCGACCTGCGGCTGCTCACCAACACCGGCGCGGCGATGCCCACCGGCACGCTGGAATCCCTGCGTGCGGCCATCCCCGGCCTGCGCGTGCAGCTGATGTTCGGGCTGACCGAGTGCAAGCGCGCCACCATCATGCCGGTGGACGGCGATCTGGACCGGCCCGGTTCCAGCGGCCGCGCCCTGCCCGGCACGGAGGTCTTCGTCATCGACGACGCCGGCGAGCGGCTGCCCGCCGGGGAGGTCGGCGAGATCGTGGTGCGCGGCCCGAACGTGATGGCCGGGTACTGGCGCCGTCCCGAGCTCACCGCGCAGAAGTTCCCGCGGGTGGACGGGCTGTTCCCGGAGCTGCGCACCGGCGACTACGGCCGGCTCGACGAGCAGGGCTACCTCTACTTCGACGGCCGCCGCGACGACATCTACAAGGAGCGCGGGTTCCGCGTCAGCGCCACGGAAGTCGAGTCCGCCGCGCGCGGGGTGCCCGGTGTCCGCGAAGCCGCGGTGCTGGTCCCGAAGGACACCCGGCCGGCCTGGCTGTTCGTCACCGGCGAGCTGGCCGCCGAGGGCGTGCTCGACGGGATGCGCACCCGGATCGAGGAGTTCAAGATCCCGGCGAGCTGCCTGCGCGTGGAGACGCTTCCGTTGACCGGCAACGGGAAGGTCGACCGCACGGCGCTGGCGTCGATGGCCGAGGAGGTGTCCGGTGGAGCTGCTCGCTGA
- a CDS encoding acyl carrier protein, with protein MAEQLDHRLFDCVQVNLAELADRLHGPGTHLAMGRVLRFWPRPGADALPTVEPQVDSQVAESAALLGLRVTRRARIASAGELEPGTGCYAVADAYHLPWVPYHRKEHLQHSFLVEPDGDGVAVVDGYHNDTQWGAARPGRWPLSREELAEALPEGALTFDIAAGDRPADRTPLVELADAGTYVAAYADHPDRVRAVRGLTLQTWLLSRSRHLHAAAMGLDTDTVRAHLDEWNALAKQVYLASRRVSAGRAEPRAVYDRLLECLATDHVAFTEPTEPVVVSTVDNDEVPTGVRDSVTAVIGTVLGTPPPADARTLGEIPGFSSFRMMEIVERIESDLGVEFAAEDLVPEKLTHVDGLCRAVLAAGGTR; from the coding sequence ATGGCTGAGCAGCTGGACCACCGCCTCTTCGACTGCGTCCAGGTCAACCTGGCCGAACTCGCCGACCGCCTGCACGGCCCGGGCACCCATCTCGCGATGGGCCGCGTCCTGCGCTTCTGGCCCCGCCCGGGCGCGGACGCGCTCCCCACCGTCGAGCCGCAGGTCGACTCGCAGGTGGCCGAGTCCGCCGCGCTGCTGGGCTTGCGCGTCACCCGCCGTGCGCGGATCGCCTCCGCCGGTGAACTCGAACCGGGCACCGGCTGCTACGCGGTGGCTGACGCCTACCACCTGCCGTGGGTCCCCTACCACCGCAAGGAGCACCTGCAGCACAGCTTCCTGGTCGAGCCGGACGGCGACGGCGTCGCCGTCGTGGACGGCTACCACAACGACACCCAGTGGGGCGCGGCCCGGCCGGGCCGGTGGCCCCTCAGCCGCGAGGAGCTCGCGGAAGCGCTTCCCGAAGGCGCGCTGACTTTCGACATCGCCGCCGGGGACCGTCCGGCCGACCGGACGCCGCTGGTCGAACTGGCCGACGCCGGCACGTACGTCGCGGCCTACGCCGACCACCCGGACCGGGTGCGGGCGGTGCGGGGGCTGACGCTGCAGACGTGGCTGCTGAGCCGCAGCCGCCACCTGCACGCCGCGGCCATGGGACTGGACACCGACACCGTCCGGGCGCACCTCGACGAGTGGAACGCGCTCGCGAAGCAGGTCTACCTGGCGAGCCGCCGGGTCTCCGCGGGCCGGGCGGAACCGCGCGCGGTGTACGACCGGCTCCTCGAGTGCCTCGCGACCGACCACGTCGCGTTCACCGAGCCCACCGAGCCGGTCGTCGTGTCCACAGTGGACAACGACGAGGTGCCGACCGGGGTGCGCGACTCCGTCACCGCGGTGATCGGGACCGTGCTGGGCACCCCGCCCCCGGCCGACGCCCGCACGCTCGGCGAGATCCCCGGCTTCAGCTCGTTCCGCATGATGGAGATCGTCGAGCGGATCGAAAGCGACCTCGGCGTCGAATTCGCCGCCGAGGACCTGGTCCCGGAAAAACTCACCCACGTCGACGGCCTGTGCCGGGCTGTCCTGGCCGCAGGAGGAACCCGATGA
- a CDS encoding TrpB-like pyridoxal phosphate-dependent enzyme: MSRTSLPTSWRSVLPHLDEPLPPDRSPESPAGGSDAGVSVNLPFALVRQSTQNREFWDIPAEVLDAYRSFRPTPLWRARRFEDAIGARVPIYVKYEGGNISGSHKLNTALAQAHYYAKAGVKELVTGTGAGQWGTALAAACTMFGLRCRVFMVGTSLQKKPYRGTLMRALGATVHASPSDLTDVAARVGGGVNSLALAIGEAVEYAGRTEGAAFCIGSGETYSILHQSVIGLETIEQLAELEATVDSVVGCVGAGSNFGGIALPFFADAATTGAECPRLVAAESSTTPKLTRGVYAYDKTDATGVSPMEAMYTIGSSYPIPDSHSAGLRFHGAAKVISAMRHRDQVTAQAVGQVEALEAGRAFTRSEMVLPAPESGHALAVAARLATDGGSDRGVVACVSGHGYLDLSAYQQLLDGELTAEPPAEQALVSAMDRLKPVQGLAVAGSGHHG, encoded by the coding sequence ATGAGCCGCACTTCCCTGCCCACCAGCTGGCGCAGCGTGCTGCCGCACCTGGACGAGCCGCTGCCCCCGGACCGGAGCCCGGAGTCGCCCGCGGGCGGCTCGGACGCCGGCGTGTCGGTGAACCTGCCGTTCGCGCTGGTCCGCCAGTCCACCCAGAACCGCGAGTTCTGGGACATCCCCGCCGAGGTGCTCGACGCCTACCGCAGCTTCCGGCCCACCCCGCTGTGGCGGGCCCGCCGGTTCGAGGACGCCATCGGCGCGCGGGTGCCGATCTACGTCAAGTACGAGGGCGGCAACATCTCCGGCAGCCACAAGCTGAACACCGCGCTCGCGCAGGCCCACTACTACGCCAAGGCCGGGGTGAAGGAGCTGGTCACCGGCACCGGGGCCGGGCAGTGGGGCACCGCGCTCGCCGCCGCCTGCACGATGTTCGGGCTGCGCTGCCGGGTGTTCATGGTCGGCACGAGCCTGCAGAAGAAGCCCTACCGGGGCACGCTGATGCGGGCCCTCGGCGCCACCGTGCACGCCAGCCCGAGCGACCTGACCGACGTCGCCGCCCGTGTCGGCGGCGGGGTGAACAGCCTCGCGCTGGCCATCGGGGAAGCCGTCGAGTACGCCGGGCGCACCGAAGGGGCCGCGTTCTGCATCGGCAGCGGCGAGACCTACAGCATCCTGCACCAGTCCGTGATCGGGCTGGAGACCATCGAGCAGCTCGCCGAGCTGGAGGCCACTGTGGACAGTGTGGTCGGCTGCGTCGGCGCCGGCTCGAACTTCGGCGGGATCGCGCTGCCCTTCTTCGCCGACGCCGCGACGACCGGGGCGGAGTGCCCGCGGCTGGTGGCCGCGGAGTCCAGCACCACCCCGAAGCTCACCCGAGGCGTCTACGCCTACGACAAGACCGACGCCACCGGGGTCAGCCCGATGGAGGCGATGTACACGATCGGCTCCAGCTACCCGATCCCCGACTCGCACTCGGCCGGCCTGCGCTTCCACGGTGCCGCGAAGGTCATTTCCGCCATGCGGCACCGGGACCAGGTCACCGCGCAGGCCGTCGGCCAGGTCGAGGCGCTGGAGGCCGGCCGGGCCTTCACGCGGTCGGAAATGGTGCTCCCCGCACCGGAATCCGGGCACGCGCTGGCCGTCGCCGCGCGCCTGGCCACCGACGGCGGGTCGGACCGCGGCGTGGTCGCCTGCGTGAGCGGGCACGGCTACCTCGACCTATCGGCCTACCAGCAGCTGCTCGACGGCGAGCTCACCGCCGAGCCGCCCGCGGAGCAGGCGCTCGTGTCGGCGATGGATCGGCTGAAGCCGGTCCAGGGACTGGCGGTCGCGGGGAGTGGTCACCATGGCTGA
- a CDS encoding acyl carrier protein, translated as MTTGPDRTTVSDSVKRVVIAESRLSLAPEEIHDDEPLNGDLLHLNSLGFVGILVHLEDALDVTLPDDLFVGRTFKTVDDLVDVVAEGATGTEALR; from the coding sequence ATGACGACCGGACCCGATCGCACCACGGTCTCCGACTCGGTCAAACGCGTGGTGATCGCCGAATCCCGGCTTTCGCTGGCACCGGAGGAGATCCACGACGACGAACCGCTCAACGGCGACCTGCTGCACCTCAACTCGCTGGGGTTCGTCGGCATACTCGTGCACCTCGAAGACGCGCTCGATGTGACCCTGCCCGACGACCTGTTCGTCGGCCGCACGTTCAAGACCGTCGACGACCTCGTCGACGTCGTCGCCGAAGGCGCCACCGGAACGGAGGCACTGCGATGA
- a CDS encoding alpha/beta fold hydrolase, translating to MPTLTTAPPPLLLPLSRRPQASQAVLVHPGGGGLSPYTPLAVRLGRRNGVSGIRAGGLFAGERPDDDIETMVERYLPLLDTLPRRPELLIGWSMGGVLAWELGARLARTGPAPAVVMIDSFTRRDEFGSVHRADVVERIMRSVHAKVAPRDQRWAEATAHAHVTASGRHRVTSTHPGPALLMACASPHRDTQVENWTRLSPRLRVRELDCGHFDVFDGKALPDVLAHLDEFLTGARNRSPKPLGGQR from the coding sequence ATGCCGACCCTGACGACGGCGCCGCCGCCGTTGCTGCTGCCGCTCAGCCGGCGGCCGCAAGCGTCGCAGGCGGTGCTCGTGCACCCCGGCGGCGGTGGCCTGAGCCCCTACACCCCGCTGGCCGTGCGGCTGGGCCGCCGCAACGGCGTGAGCGGGATCCGGGCCGGCGGGTTGTTCGCCGGTGAGCGGCCCGACGACGACATCGAGACCATGGTCGAGAGGTACCTGCCGCTGCTGGACACCCTGCCCCGCCGCCCGGAACTGCTCATCGGCTGGTCGATGGGCGGCGTCCTCGCCTGGGAACTGGGCGCACGCCTGGCCCGGACCGGGCCCGCTCCCGCCGTCGTGATGATCGACAGCTTCACCCGCCGCGACGAGTTCGGCTCGGTGCACCGCGCCGACGTCGTCGAGCGGATCATGCGGTCGGTGCACGCCAAGGTCGCGCCCCGCGACCAGCGCTGGGCCGAAGCCACCGCCCACGCGCACGTCACCGCGTCGGGACGGCACCGGGTGACCAGCACCCACCCCGGCCCGGCGCTGCTGATGGCCTGCGCGAGCCCGCACCGCGACACCCAGGTCGAGAACTGGACCCGGTTGTCCCCGCGGCTGCGGGTCCGCGAACTGGACTGTGGCCACTTCGACGTGTTCGACGGGAAAGCGCTACCCGACGTACTCGCCCACCTCGACGAATTCCTGACCGGAGCACGAAACCGATCCCCGAAACCCCTTGGAGGGCAACGATGA
- a CDS encoding glutamate-5-semialdehyde dehydrogenase, which yields MVDKIIVAARAATTAAPPLGTEAYGRFCTALAHRLTAAWPRIREANDTDVGRAREQGLPDVLVDRLRLTEDHLAALVTLTSTVAGELDELTSRPPGTPIGDWGVRHRVPRPLGVVLMIFEARPTVTVEGALLNVAAGNAVILRGGKEIARTNTELGAAVSTALADAGLPAGLVSVLDDPSRSVLRDLLRRPDAIDVLIPRGSPSLIDYCHRASTIPVLASGGGVNHLYVHSSADLAQAVEIALDSKLPAPAGCTSLEIALVDRPVADEFVKALLEGARHDGRPLTIRVGEGLQQPETTGDWRVEALGAHDLGREFLDSTIGVVAVDSPGEAVEFIQQHGSGHSEAIAATDPAVTGEFTNRVDAATIVVNGSLRLNDGPTLELGSEIAISTSRLHARGPITLAALVNYCWVIEANGRLREAS from the coding sequence ATGGTCGACAAGATCATCGTCGCCGCACGTGCGGCGACGACCGCGGCACCGCCGCTGGGCACCGAGGCGTACGGGCGGTTCTGCACGGCGCTCGCCCACCGGCTCACCGCCGCGTGGCCGCGGATCCGCGAAGCGAACGACACCGACGTCGGACGAGCGCGGGAGCAAGGCCTGCCCGACGTGCTCGTCGACCGGCTCCGGCTGACCGAGGACCACCTCGCCGCACTGGTCACCTTGACTTCGACGGTCGCCGGCGAACTGGACGAGCTGACCAGCCGCCCGCCGGGCACCCCGATCGGCGACTGGGGCGTGCGGCACCGCGTGCCGCGGCCGCTGGGCGTGGTGCTGATGATCTTCGAGGCCCGGCCGACCGTCACCGTCGAGGGCGCGCTGCTGAACGTGGCCGCCGGGAACGCGGTGATCCTGCGTGGTGGCAAGGAGATCGCGCGGACCAACACCGAGCTCGGCGCCGCCGTCTCCACCGCGCTGGCGGACGCGGGACTGCCGGCGGGCCTGGTCTCCGTGCTGGACGACCCCAGCCGCTCGGTGCTGCGCGACCTGCTGCGCCGCCCGGACGCGATCGACGTGCTCATCCCGCGCGGCAGCCCGTCCCTCATCGACTACTGCCACCGCGCGAGCACCATCCCGGTGCTGGCCAGCGGCGGCGGCGTCAACCACCTCTACGTGCACTCGAGCGCCGACCTGGCCCAGGCGGTCGAGATCGCGCTGGACAGCAAGCTCCCCGCGCCGGCCGGCTGCACCTCCTTGGAGATCGCGCTGGTCGACCGGCCGGTGGCCGACGAGTTCGTGAAGGCGTTGCTGGAAGGCGCCCGCCACGACGGCCGCCCGCTGACCATCCGCGTCGGCGAAGGCCTGCAGCAGCCGGAAACGACCGGCGACTGGCGGGTGGAAGCGCTGGGCGCGCACGACCTGGGCCGCGAGTTCCTCGACAGCACGATCGGTGTGGTGGCGGTGGACTCCCCCGGCGAGGCCGTGGAATTCATCCAGCAGCACGGTTCCGGCCACAGCGAGGCGATCGCGGCGACCGACCCGGCGGTCACCGGCGAGTTCACGAACCGGGTCGACGCGGCCACCATCGTCGTCAACGGTTCCCTGCGCCTCAACGACGGCCCGACCCTGGAGCTGGGCTCGGAAATCGCGATCAGCACCAGCAGGCTGCACGCCCGCGGGCCGATCACGCTGGCCGCGCTGGTGAACTACTGCTGGGTGATCGAGGCCAACGGCCGGCTGCGCGAGGCGAGCTGA
- a CDS encoding aldo/keto reductase family protein produces the protein MEHRRLGRSGLSVSRISYGNWITHGSQVAEEQARKCVEAALDAGITTFDTADMYANTRAEEVLGRALSGLRRESLEICTKVYWPTGPGGPNDQGLGRKHIMESADGSLRRLGTDYLDLYQAHQFDPTVELEETMLAFADLVRQGKILYVGVSEWTAEQITRAAALARELRIPLIGSQNQYSMLWRVIESQVIPACEREGMGQLVWSPMAQGVLTGKYLPGKQPPAGSRATDGEGSSYMVRWLQDDVLRRVQELRPVAEQLGLTMAQLALAWVLQNPNVATAITGASRPEQLTDNLKAVDVVLDDAVMQKIDELLDGVSRFDPTFIGVPLTALV, from the coding sequence ATGGAACATCGACGACTCGGCCGCAGCGGCCTCTCCGTGAGCAGGATTTCGTACGGCAATTGGATCACCCACGGTTCGCAAGTGGCGGAAGAACAGGCCAGGAAATGCGTGGAAGCGGCGCTGGACGCCGGCATCACCACGTTCGACACCGCCGACATGTACGCGAACACCCGCGCCGAAGAGGTGCTGGGGCGCGCGCTGTCCGGCCTCCGCCGGGAGAGCCTGGAGATCTGCACCAAGGTCTACTGGCCGACCGGCCCCGGCGGCCCCAACGACCAGGGCCTGGGCCGCAAGCACATCATGGAGTCCGCGGACGGTTCCCTGCGCCGCCTCGGGACCGACTACCTCGACCTCTACCAGGCCCACCAGTTCGACCCCACGGTCGAACTGGAGGAGACCATGCTGGCCTTCGCCGATCTGGTGCGCCAGGGCAAGATCCTCTACGTCGGCGTCTCGGAGTGGACCGCCGAGCAGATCACCCGCGCCGCCGCGCTGGCCCGCGAGCTGCGGATCCCGCTGATCGGCAGCCAGAACCAGTATTCGATGCTGTGGCGGGTCATCGAGAGCCAGGTCATCCCGGCCTGCGAGCGGGAGGGCATGGGCCAGCTCGTCTGGTCCCCGATGGCGCAGGGCGTGCTGACCGGGAAGTACCTGCCGGGCAAGCAGCCGCCGGCCGGTTCCCGCGCCACGGACGGCGAAGGAAGCAGCTACATGGTCCGCTGGCTGCAGGACGACGTGCTGCGCCGCGTGCAGGAACTGCGCCCGGTCGCCGAGCAGCTCGGCCTGACCATGGCGCAGCTGGCCCTCGCGTGGGTGCTGCAGAACCCCAACGTCGCCACCGCCATCACCGGCGCCTCGCGCCCCGAGCAGCTCACGGACAACCTCAAGGCCGTGGACGTCGTGCTCGACGACGCCGTGATGCAGAAGATCGACGAGCTGCTCGACGGCGTCAGCCGCTTCGACCCGACGTTCATCGGCGTGCCGCTGACGGCCCTCGTCTGA
- a CDS encoding fatty acid desaturase family protein, which translates to MPDTEWAYDGKRYRMHRFPAEVRARMKPLNRSDNWHAGLAWLEDVGWIAACVWLCVAVSWWCYPLAVLVIGARQRGLSTILHDCAHGVGAADHRVRMLLGTVLTAYPIFQQHYAYKVSHVFTHHPRLGDPDRDPDLRFFIEQGAYRAASPRTYVRRVVLMPLFGTQTWAYLRYLVRNRYRVLREGRGPEAPQAVRGPKRAFDRAGFWLFWAAVAGVCWAQGWTLELLLFWFVPYLTSFQILGWYIELSEHTPLVRDARVDLHMTRNRKSRGWEKFLTGIHNDNYHLEHHLDPRTPFWNLGKARRVRLADPDYAAVDAVLGGLFTRGPQGQPSAVSAIVTSMSEPRELSHAGH; encoded by the coding sequence GTGCCGGACACCGAGTGGGCCTACGACGGGAAGCGGTACCGGATGCACCGCTTCCCCGCGGAAGTGCGGGCCCGGATGAAACCCCTCAACCGCAGCGACAACTGGCACGCCGGGCTCGCCTGGCTCGAGGACGTCGGGTGGATCGCGGCCTGCGTGTGGCTGTGCGTCGCGGTTTCGTGGTGGTGCTACCCGCTCGCGGTGCTGGTCATCGGCGCCCGGCAGCGGGGGCTGTCCACGATCCTGCACGATTGCGCCCACGGCGTCGGGGCCGCCGACCACCGGGTGCGGATGCTGCTCGGCACCGTGCTCACCGCGTACCCGATCTTCCAGCAGCACTACGCCTACAAGGTTTCGCACGTGTTCACCCACCACCCGCGGCTCGGCGACCCGGACCGCGACCCGGACCTGCGGTTCTTCATCGAGCAGGGTGCCTACCGGGCCGCCTCGCCGCGGACCTACGTGCGCCGGGTGGTGCTGATGCCGCTGTTCGGCACGCAGACCTGGGCCTACCTGCGCTACCTCGTCCGCAACCGGTACCGCGTGCTGCGCGAGGGCCGCGGCCCGGAGGCGCCGCAAGCGGTCCGCGGTCCCAAGCGGGCGTTCGACCGCGCCGGGTTCTGGCTGTTCTGGGCCGCCGTCGCCGGCGTGTGCTGGGCGCAGGGGTGGACGCTCGAACTGCTGCTGTTCTGGTTCGTGCCGTACCTGACGAGCTTCCAGATCCTGGGCTGGTACATCGAACTCTCCGAGCACACGCCGCTCGTCCGCGACGCGCGGGTGGACCTGCACATGACGCGCAACCGCAAGAGCCGCGGCTGGGAGAAGTTCCTCACCGGCATCCACAACGACAACTACCACCTGGAACACCACCTCGATCCGCGCACGCCGTTCTGGAACCTCGGCAAGGCGAGGCGGGTGCGGCTGGCCGATCCGGACTACGCCGCGGTCGACGCCGTGCTGGGCGGGCTGTTCACCCGCGGTCCGCAGGGCCAGCCCAGCGCCGTCAGCGCGATCGTCACGTCCATGTCCGAACCGAGGGAGCTGTCCCATGCCGGTCACTGA